Proteins from one Anastrepha obliqua isolate idAnaObli1 chromosome 2, idAnaObli1_1.0, whole genome shotgun sequence genomic window:
- the LOC129236796 gene encoding zinc finger protein weckle-like isoform X1: MSSMFETSHICNDEWKLWCRLCAKEDTRNINVFSEDNQTPAPVMSTCSHGKLLGFIEQFFRVRIEQNEDLPHWLCAQCFSLISTLAKFSEHVKNVQDMYDAIQHSEDRKTLDLQVFRGKYNLLGNELPMFNLLDTKSTVENILVEPDIMVQKSLDNIVKSEIISDEVQSGVFCNEFEYKSEFQDPLGDAVENTSTEVESGNYTNNRKEDINIKVDEDESIDKDETIDNHNERHSTRKLKKKLKTRLRSSVEESTEPKYFCGDCSMQFQRIGNYRIHLKKKHGRDLEPLKCPKCTRSFVSRFKLDRHIKTHLPLSEKRIFPCPQCDRKFQTKDYVATHIKFVHEDIRPFICEECGEGTRTEAALREHMLTHTDLTPFECEVCKKAFKNESRLKNHMEIHSPSKHICSECGLQLNSRVTLNRHMLVHSDVMRHKCDYCGRAFKRAKTLKTHLILHSGLKPYSCEFCDKTFTNGSNCRTHMKRAHTEDLAALEASGEKTYTKNIPKLAVLKRVTRSAENLIPVVTKQSGNFSLGRKPKIPLDCTTGTKQSVSPAAVDTTFETKDGGNLSTKNSMPSWLC; this comes from the exons ATGTCGAGTATGTTTGAGACGTCCCACATCTGTAATGACGAATGGAAACTTTGGTGTCGTCTCTGCGCTAAAGAGGATACCCGGAACATTAATGTGTTCTCAGAAGATAATCAAACACCAGCGCCCGTAATGTCTACTTGTAGCCATGGTAAACTTCTTGGCTTCATAGAGCAGTTCTTTCGAGTTcgc atTGAACAGAACGAAGATTTACCGCATTGGCTTTGTGCACAGTGCTTTTCACTGATTTCAACCTTGGCTAAATTTTCTGAGCATGTCAAAAATGTACAAGATATGTACGATGCTATTCAACATTCTGAAGACCGGAAAACATTGGATTTGCAAGTGTTTCGAGGGAAATATAACTTGCTTGGAAATGAGTTACCTATGTTTAATTTATTGGATACCAAATCAACCGTTGAAAATATATTAGTCGAGCCGGATATAATGGTACAAAAATCATTAGATAATATTGTGAAAAGTGAAATAATATCGGATGAAGTGCAAAGCGGAGTATTTTGCAATGAGTTCGAATACAAAAGTGAATTCCAGGATCCTCTTGGTGATGCAGTTGAAAACACTAGTACCGAAGTGGAAAGCGGTAATTATACAAACAACCGTAAAGAGGACATTAATATTAAAGTAGATGAAGATGAGTCGATTGATAAAGACGAGACGATTGATAATCATAATGAACGGCATAGTACAAGAAAGCTTAAAAAGAAACTCAAAACGAGGTTACGTAGTTCTGTGGAAGAATCAACGGAACCCAAATACTTCTGTGGCGACTGCTCGATGCAGTTCCAACGCATTGGCAACTATCGtatacatttgaagaaaaaacatGGAAGGGATTTGGAACCCTTGAAATGTCCTAAATGCACTAGATCCTTCGTTAGTAGATTTAAACTAGATCGTCACATAAAAACACACCTTCCACTGTCGGAGAAGCGTATCTTTCCGTGTCCACAATGTGATCGAAAATTCCAAACAAAAGACTATGTGGCCACACATATAAAGTTTGTGCACGAAGATATTCGTCCGTTTATCTGTGAAGAATGCGGCGAAGGTACACGCACTGAAGCTGCACTACGCGAGCATATGCTCACACACACTGACCTTACGCCTTTTGAATGTGAAGTATGTaagaaagcttttaaaaatgaGTCCCGTCTAAAG AATCATATGGAGATACATAGTCCCAGTAAACACATCTGCAGTGAATGTGGCTTACAACTAAACTCGCGCGTAACTTTGAATCGTCACATGCTTGTGCATTCTGATGTAATGCGCCACAAATGTGATTATTGTGGGCGTGCTTTTAAACGTGCAAAGACCTTGAAAACTCATTTAATACTCCATAGCGGTCTGAAGCCATATTCCTGTGAATTCTGTGACAAGACTTTTACTAATGGTTCGAATTGCCGTACTCACATGAAAAGGGCACATACTGAGGATTTAGCAGCCTTAGAGGCGTCTGGTGAAAAAACTTACACGAAAAACATACCGAAATTGGCGGTATTGAAGAGAGT AACGCGATCAGCAGAAAATCTTATTCCAGTTGTCACCAAACAGAGCGGTAATTTTTCGTTAGGTAGAAAACCAAAGATTCCTCTTGATTGTACTACTGGCACAAAACAGTCGGTTTCGCCGGCAGCAGTAGATACTACATTTGAAACTAAAGACGGCGGCAACTTATCAACGAAGAACAGCATGCCATCGTGGCTTTG